One genomic window of Thermodesulfobacteriota bacterium includes the following:
- a CDS encoding YgeY family selenium metabolism-linked hydrolase — translation MNLVDRILRLAWDYREETAQNLSRLVRIKSLSTKEEAVQKELLRLMEPLNLDELRIDGLGNVIGRLGDGKRVLALDAHMDTVDAGNVENWDFDPFSGKIEGGFVCGRGTVDQKGGAASFLTTAKILKEIGLQGNEVTLYFVGSVIEEDCDGLCWKYLIEKEGIRPDLVICTEPTDGKIHRGHRGRMEMEVTFRGISAHGSAPERGKNAIYMASEACLQIRALNGRLSTDPFLGKGSVTVTEFVSRSPSLCAVADYAKIHIDRRLTLGETKESALREIREIVQPLEGEVRVPYYEEIAYTGLRYGMEKYYPTWMLPEDHPALKKAKEVYVSLFHSDPIVDKWTFSTNAVTIQGLYGIPVIGYGPGNEALAHAPNEKVPIDDLVKASAFYALFACQF, via the coding sequence GTGAACCTGGTCGATCGGATCCTTCGTCTCGCCTGGGACTATCGTGAGGAAACGGCCCAGAACCTTTCAAGGCTGGTCCGAATCAAATCCCTCAGCACGAAGGAAGAGGCGGTTCAGAAGGAGCTTCTCCGTCTGATGGAGCCTTTGAATTTAGACGAGCTGAGGATCGACGGCCTGGGAAATGTGATCGGCCGTCTTGGAGATGGGAAGAGGGTTCTTGCCCTTGACGCCCACATGGACACGGTCGATGCGGGGAATGTAGAGAACTGGGATTTTGATCCCTTTTCGGGCAAGATCGAGGGAGGTTTTGTCTGCGGAAGGGGGACGGTGGACCAGAAAGGGGGGGCGGCGAGCTTCCTCACCACCGCGAAGATCCTCAAGGAGATCGGACTGCAGGGGAATGAGGTCACGCTCTATTTTGTGGGGAGTGTGATCGAGGAGGATTGTGACGGTCTCTGTTGGAAGTACCTCATCGAGAAAGAGGGGATCCGGCCGGACCTGGTCATCTGCACCGAACCCACCGACGGAAAGATCCACAGAGGTCACAGAGGCCGGATGGAGATGGAGGTCACTTTTCGAGGAATCTCGGCCCACGGATCAGCACCGGAGCGTGGGAAAAATGCGATCTATATGGCCTCCGAAGCCTGCCTCCAGATCAGAGCCCTCAACGGCCGGTTGAGCACCGACCCCTTCCTTGGAAAGGGATCGGTCACCGTCACGGAATTCGTCTCCCGAAGCCCCTCCCTCTGCGCGGTGGCCGATTACGCCAAAATCCACATCGATCGGAGGTTGACCCTGGGAGAGACGAAAGAATCGGCCCTCCGGGAGATTCGGGAGATCGTCCAACCCCTGGAGGGGGAGGTCCGGGTCCCCTATTACGAGGAAATCGCCTACACGGGATTGCGCTATGGGATGGAGAAGTATTACCCGACCTGGATGCTCCCCGAAGACCACCCCGCCCTAAAAAAGGCGAAGGAGGTCTATGTCTCTCTCTTCCATAGTGACCCCATCGTGGATAAGTGGACCTTTTCCACCAATGCCGTCACGATCCAAGGGCTTTACGGCATCCCGGTCATCGGCTACGGCCCTGGCAACGAGGCGCTGGCCCACGCTCCCAACGAAAAGGTCCCGATAGACGATCTGGTCAAGGCCTCGGCCTTCTATGCCCTTTTCGCCTGTCAGTTCTGA